A stretch of Cellulosilyticum sp. I15G10I2 DNA encodes these proteins:
- a CDS encoding cytidine deaminase — MEHYKELLLKAKEAMAYAYTPYSKFNVGAAVLTKSGKIYTGCNIENASFGATNCAERTALFKAVSEGEKEITDIAVVSSSGDFTYPCGICRQVISEFMREGNLIFENSKGEIKVIKLSEIYPYSFTKENLL, encoded by the coding sequence ATGGAACATTATAAAGAGCTTTTATTAAAAGCAAAAGAGGCTATGGCTTATGCGTATACGCCCTATTCAAAATTTAATGTAGGGGCAGCAGTACTTACGAAAAGTGGGAAAATTTATACAGGGTGTAATATAGAGAATGCGTCTTTCGGTGCTACTAATTGTGCTGAGAGGACAGCGTTATTTAAGGCTGTATCAGAAGGCGAAAAAGAAATCACAGACATTGCAGTAGTGAGCAGTTCAGGCGATTTTACGTATCCTTGCGGTATATGCAGACAAGTTATTTCAGAGTTTATGAGAGAAGGAAACCTTATTTTTGAGAACAGTAAAGGTGAAATAAAAGTTATTAAATTAAGTGAAATATATCCCTACTCTTTTACAAAAGAAAACTTACTATAG